In Aspergillus oryzae RIB40 DNA, chromosome 6, one genomic interval encodes:
- a CDS encoding putative oxysterol binding protein (Orp8) (oxysterol-binding protein), whose protein sequence is MSPATASDAPENTPDDSSKLKTFLSILKKFIGVADIASVRFSLPAHLLEPTPNLEYWNYLDRPETFASIGQSDDPLGRTLEILRFWFTKDLKYIKGKPCKPYNSTLGEFFRATWDVDATLPEVQVHSKPGIATGISAAKDGNAEAVKVCYLTEQTSHHPPVSAFFIDCPQRGVSARGFDQISAKFTGTSIRVAPGQHNLGIFVRIAPRDNEEYQLTHPAAHLGGLLRGALAITVSDTCYVTCPKTRIKVILQYLEDGWIGRAQNRVEGVVFRYDPDMDTTTKIKDVPESDILAKISGSWHGQVYFTLAGTGEPQLLIDIAPLFPATKSVPPEGSQLSNESRKFWSSVTEAIVDKKYSQATRCKQNIEERQRQRAAERQAKNETWQPRFFTDAVTPLGKPELTEDGRKALKGLYNGDYSLEESETKGA, encoded by the exons ATGTCTCCCGCGACAGCATCGGATGCTCCAGAAAACACTCCCGACGACTCCTCCAAGCTGAAGACCTTCCTTTCTATTTTGAAGAA GTTTATTGGGGTCGCTGATATCGCCTCTGTTCGCTTTTCATTACCTGCCCATCTTCTAGAGCCGACGCCCAATCTAG AATACTGGAACTACTTGGATAGACCAGAGACCTTTGCAAG CATTGGTCAGTCAGACGATCCGCTGGGCCGGACGCTTGAGATCTTAAGGTTTTGGTTCACAAAGGACTTG AAATACATCAAGGGCAAGCCGTGCAAGCCATATAATTCTACCCTCGGCGAATTTTTCAGA GCTACTTGGGATGTCGATGCTACCCTCCCAGAAGTACAGGTACATTCTAAGCCCGGGATAGCAACTGGAATCTCCGCCGCGAAGGACGGCAATGCTGAAGCGGTCAAAGTATGCTACCTGACTGAACAGACATCTCACCATCCACCAGTATCCGCATTTTTCATCGACTGCCCGCAACGAGGGGTTTCAGCACGTGGCTTTGACCAAATTAGCGCCAAATTTACAGGCACAAGCATTCGCGTTGCCCCTGGGCAACACAATCTGGGAATATTTGTCAGAATCGCCCCGAGAGATAACGAGGAGTATCAGCTGACCCACCCTGCTGCCCATCTGGGTGGCCTGTTGAGGGGTGCACTGGCCATAACCGTATCAGATACGTGCTACGTAACTTGCCCCAAAACACGCATCAAAGTGATTCTACAATACCTGGAAGATGGCTGGATTGGCCGAGCTCAAAACAGGGTTGAAGGAGTGGTCTTTCGATATGATCCCGACATGGACACCACGACAAAAATTAAAGATGTGCCAGAGAGCGATATTCTTGCCAAAATTAGCGGGTCATGGCACGGGCAAGTCTACTTCACCTTGGCTGGGACAGGTGAGCCTCAGCTTCTAATCGATATCGCCCCTCTTTTCCCAGCCACCAAGAGTGTGCCTCCTGAGGGGAGTCAATTGTCCAATGAGTCTCGCAAATTTTGGTCCAGCGTTACCGAGGCGATAGTAGATAAAAAGTATAGCCAGGCCACCAGGTGCAAACAAAATATTGAAGAGAGGCAGCGGCAAAGGGCTGCTGAGAGACAGGCAAAGAATGAGACATGGCAACCTCGGTTCTTCACGGACGCTGTTACTCCCTTGGGCAAACCAGAGTTGACTGAAGATGGGCGCAAGGCTCTTAAGGGGCTCTATAATGGTGACTACAGCTtggaagaaagtgaaacaAAAGGTGCATAG
- a CDS encoding ubiquitin C-terminal hydrolase 37 (ubiquitin C-terminal hydrolase), with translation MTLRVKRRRLSRQPTMVNQLDNSANDPCRPATAQEKEKWNGFCELESEPVIVFIGNQFPFPIQTTSNACASVALLNIVNNIEGLELGDNLQHFKDFTMPFTPALRGDAISNFDFVKRIHNSFARKMDMLNSDLQLKNEATSRRSRSSKGNHDETEMDAGFHFIAFVPALGKVWKFDGLERQPQALGPCTPNEDWLGLVKPHLITRMTEYEEDQIEFSILSLVRDPLVDLIGKLAVNIKCLELLNQRLTTQAPAVAHSELPFASRILENTILGPDKSFDMTRESIDQAIVPVVLERYNLFSAQEIVDFQQKLCNEQQALRAAIRDEQQTQRADDDYAAGRRYDYGPAIRTWVRFLARKGVIESLIPMGEV, from the exons ATGACTTTGCGTGTTAAACGACGACGGTTGAGTAGACAGCCAACTATGGTCAACCAATTGGATAACTCCGCCAATGACCCATGTCGGCCAGCAACGGcgcaggagaaggaaaagtggAATGGCTTTTGTGAGCTGGAGTCAGAGCCTGTAATTGTTTTTATTGGTAATCAGTTTCCCT TTCCAATCCAGACCACTAGCAATGCTTGCGCTAGTGTGGCCCTACTAAATATTGTCAACAATATAGAGGGCCTCGAGCTCGGGGATAACCTACAGCATTTCAAGGACTTTACGATGCCATTTACTCCTGCGCTTAGGGGAGATGCGATCAGTAACTTTGATTTTGTCAAACGAATACATAATTCATTTGCAAG GAAGATGGACATGCTCAATTCAGATCTCCAATTAAAAAATGAGGCGACATCTAGGCGTTCTCGTTCCAGTAAGGGCAATCATGATGAAACTGAAATGGACGCAGGGTTCCACTTTATCGCGTTTGTCCCTGCGCTGGGGAAAGTCTGGAAGTTCGATGGCCTGGAACGCCAGCCCCAGGCACTCG GACCTTGTACCCCCAATGAGGATTGGTTGGGATTGGTAAAACCGCACCTTATTACCAGGATGACtgaatatgaagaagatcagaTTGAATTCTCAATCCTCAGTCTCGTTAGGGACCCGCTTGTAGACCTTATTGGCAAACTAGCCGTCAATATAAAGTGTCTGGAGCTGCTTAATCAGCGCTTAACTACCCAAGCTCCTGCAGTGGCCCACTCAGAATTGCCGTTTGCAAGCCGCATCCTTGAGAACACTATTCTGGGGCCGGATAAGTCCTTTGATATGACAAGGGAGTCTATCGACCAGGCAATTGTTCCGGTGGTATTGGAGAGGTACAATTTGTTCTCCGCGCAAGAAATCGTCGATTTCCAACAAAAGCTGTGCAATGAACAGCAGGCGTTACGAGCTGCGATTCGAGACGAGCAGCAAACCCAGCGGGCGGATGACGACTATGCGGCGGGGAGGAGGTACGATTACGGGCCAGCTATAAGAACATGGGTGCGATTTTTGGCCCGCAAAGGGGTGATTGAGAGTTTAATACCAATGGGGGAGGTATGA
- a CDS encoding serine/threonine protein kinase CDC7 (serine/threonine protein kinase of the CDC7 subfamily involved in DNA synthesis, repair and recombination), with amino-acid sequence MSTLHPAPTGIFEVQKPGPSRPPRAPAGPRYARDDDAATDSDASVMEHEDEDLQDEEDVDDSVKEDMKKLEDTFPGISDRFRLVNRIGEGTFSTVYKAEDLLYDHYRNDWDMFQGQQCDSWTSPPSKRRRVEGERGQSLPTKRRKPRYVALKKIYVTSSPFRIQNELELLHDLRGCRSVCPLITAFRYQDQVVAVLPFFPHTDFRIQYRTFLVADMRHYFRSLFTALHSVHKHNILHRDIKPTNFLYNPKIREGVLVDFGLAEREGSEYTGTCLCANPSYVRRSRLLQSYYSTQCSTSTLSAGYPKNDSRPSRRANRAGTRGFRAPEVLFKCTSQTTKIDMWSAGVILLTLLGRRFPFFNSADDVDATIEMASIFGTRRMKMAAAMHGQIFETNIPTIGEKGYSWEKLVKWASCVEELTESEKQATRLLAGLMELDPYKRLSARDALQHEFFTDPIEHDVEWGGNPEDSADSVEEDEAEKDDEADEVAMI; translated from the exons ATGTCCACTCTCCACCCAGCGCCTACTGGTATTTTCGAGGTACAGAAGCCGGGCCCTTCGAGACCACCACGCGCGCCAGCAGGACCTAGATACGcaagagatgatgatgcagctACGGACAGCGATGCGTCAGTGATGGAacatgaagatgaagacctccaggacgaagaagacgtcGACGACTCAGTAAaagaggatatgaagaaaCTTGAGGATACATTTCCCGGAATTTCGGATAGATTTCGCTTGGTTAATAGAATTGGTGAAG GCACTTTCTCTACCGTGTACAAAGCGGAAGATCTGCTGTATGATCATTACAGGAACGATTGGGATATGTTTCAAGGCCAACAATGCGACAGCTGGACGAGCCCTCCCTCAAAAAGGCGACGTGTAGAGGGAGAGCGTGGACAATCCTTGCCTACCAAGCGACGGAAACCTCGTTATGTTGCCCTAAAAAAAATATACGTGACTAGCAGTCCATTTCGTATTCAAAATGAACTTGAGCTGCTACATGACCTCCGGGGTTGTCGATCCGTATGCCCTCTGATCACAGCCTTTCGATACCAGGATCAGGTTGTGGCGgtcttgcctttctttccccataCTGATTTCCGTATACAATACCGCACGTTTCTGGTTGCAGATATGCGACATTACTTTCGGTCCCTTTTTACCGCCTTGCACTCTGTCCATAAACACAATATCCTCCACCGCGACATTAAACCGAC CAATTTCCTCTATAACCCAAAAATCCGAGAAGGTGTTTTGGTGGACTTTGGGCTGGCTGAG CGCGAGGGGTCCGAGTATACCGGCACGTGTCTATGTGCCAATCCAAGCTATGTCCGTCGCAGTCGATTGCTACAGAGCTACTACTCCACCCAATGCTCAACCTCGACGTTGTCGGCCGGCTACCCGAAGAACGATTCTAGGCCATCGAGACGTGCTAACCGGGCAGGAACCCGGGGTTTCCGTGCGCCAGAAGTTCTTTTCAAGTGCACATCCCagacgacgaagatagaTATGTGGTCGGCAGGAGTAATCCTTTTGACTTTGCTTGGTCGtcgctttcctttcttcaacTCTGCTGACGATGTTGATGCTACGATAGAAATGGCTAGTATTTTCGGGACGCGTCGCATGAAGATGGCGGCAGCTATGCATGGGCAGATATTTGAAACGAATATTCCAACGATTGGTGAAAAAGGATATAGTTGGGAGAAGCTTGTAAAGTGGGCCAGCTGTGTGGAGGAGTTGACTGAGAGCGAGAAACAAGCAACTCGCCTTCTGGCGGGTCTCATGGAATTGGATCCATACAAACGCTTGAGCGCCAGAGATGCCTTACAACACGAATTCTTTACAGACCCCATAGAACATGACGTTGAATGGGGAGGGAATCCCGAAGATAGTGCTGACTCTGtagaggaagacgaagcggagaaagatgatgaggctgaTGAGGTCGCAATGATATAA
- a CDS encoding condensin subunit YCS4 (chromosome condensation complex Condensin, subunit D2): MEDRAQFDINESLKYYLSDPTSVPTADAEPELLECEADPDQLSTTLIDNVLNPIVDAVAENPEGLARPSFFDSLQFFLKILTLARILRHCSILPIRSLSKLLDLIVSGLSVEADIVHGDLESDEPDGVQHHKHLLEMYGFLLQWALSAVEVKAAERPAEAAPARRGVGKSGRSKASMRDGHWDWTAQIQISMETMCKVMKLKLSRIFLTTSDRDTFINLFTRSIYLILESEQRVKSMTIRMHAFKVLCIAVKHHGHAFGAQTSIVQSLTYFEHLSEPMAEFLHILAEQYDYPQLSDEILKELGNKEFNSNDTRGPKSVSAFIVKLSELAPRLIIKQMTLLAKQLDSESYTLRCAVIEVCGNLIADLSRQEERSDNYKTQINAFFDVLEERFLDINPYCRCRAIQVYMRICDLDQKFPKRRQAVAELAARSLEDKSSNVRRNAIKLLSKLVSTHPFSIMHGGQLSYKEWMARLDAVDAELNSLRPPETPGFDGGEASHVDSELLDDATQMPDESPSKAPRMTEEEKAAAVKRAAEQAATSELLARLQLTRKYYNEAIRFIEVLHTASGVVTQLLSSRNKSEAIEAMDFFVVLDAYKVETSRSGIRRMLRLIWTKGNSDEGKGVQTHLIDCYKGLFFEAPDSFSPNDAANYVARNMISLTFGSTPAELTCLEQLLSTMMKAGHISDAVIAKLWQVYGVQRKEISKTQRRGAIIVLGMLALADPDVVIKEIEAMLRIGLGSLGMADLVLARYTCIALRRMVPGRQAKSKEVGIPKLTNDHAILTQLAAIVEIVSDNKEWYGVAEQAISAIYALSKHPDVLCSDILKRKTRSVFQPQTQRSSSQGTSDGDEKRPGTASTDNPTTRKPSSAVLSQLLFVVGHIAIKQIVHLELCELDFKRRKAEQEKNKASTAAPQMNKDPTEGDELDLIGGTTEDDFTDAMAHIRERELLYGDKSLLSNFGPLVTEICANSNIYPDRNLQAAATLCMAKLMCVSAEYCEKNLPLLITVMERSEDPIVRSNAVITLGDMAVCFNHLIDENTDFLYRRLNDDDVSVKRTCLMTLTFLILAGQVKVKGQLGEMAKCLEDNDKRIADLARMFFTELASKDNAVYNHFVDMFSLLSAERNLEEASLRRIVRFLIGFIEKEKHARQLADKLAARLPRCETERQWNDVAYALSLLPHKNEEITKIVSGGFNKVVTAST, encoded by the exons ATGGAGGACAGGGCTCAGTTCGATATCAACGAGTCACTTAAGTATTATTTGAGTGACCCGACCTCTGTTCCTACCGCTGATGCTGAACCTGAACTCTTGGAATGTGAAGCCGACCCGGACCAATTGTCCACTACATTAATTGATAACGTTCTGAACCCTATTGTCGATGCTGTAGCTGAGAACCCGGAAGGTCTAGCCAGGCCgtccttcttcgactctTTACAGTTTTTCTTAAA AATCCTAACCTTAGCTCGAATTCTCAGACACTGCTCAATCTTGCCCATAAGGTCCCTGAGCAAGCTTCTCGACCTCATCGTGTCAGGATTATCCGTCGAAGCGGATATTGTCCATGGAGACCTCGAGTCCGACGAACCGGATGGCGTCCAACACCATAAGCATTTACTAGAAATGTATGGTTTCTTACTACAATGGGCACTTTCTGCTGTGGAGGTTAAGGCGGCAGAGCGACCTGCGGAAGCTGCTCCTGCTCGGAGAGGCGTAGGGAAGTCGGGCCGGTCGAAAGCCAGCATGAGAGATGGTCATTGGGACTGGACAGCCCAAATACAGATTTCTATGGAGACTATGTGCAAGGTCATGAAGCTCAAGCTCAGCAGGATATTTTTGACTACATCAGACCGCGACACATTCATTAATCTCTTTACACGTTCGATCTATCTCATCCTCGAGAGTGAGCAGCGAGTAAAAAGTATGACTATTCGCATGCACGCCTTCAAAGTTCTATGTATTGCGGTCAAACATCATGGCCATGCTTTTG GCGCCCAGACATCTATCGTACAAAGCTTAACATACTTTGAGCATCTGTCCGAGCCTATGGCCGAATTTTTGCACATCCTTGCCGAGCAATATGATTATCCTCAACTGTCAGATGAGATACTAAA GGAGCTTGGAAATAAGGAGTTTAATTCCAATGATACACGTGGGCCAAAGTCGGTATCTGCGTTCATCGTAAAGCTTTCTGAGCTTGCCCCGCGGTTGATCATAAAACAAATGACACTCTTGGCCAAGCAGCTTGACAGCGAA TCTTATACCCTTCGTTGTGCGGTGATCGAGGTTTGCGGGAACCTTATTGCTGACCTTAGTCGGCAAGAAGAGCGCAGCGACAATTACAAGACCCAGATTAATGCATTCTTCGATGTGCTCGAGGAACGTTTCCTAGATATTAACCCCTACTGTCGGTGCCGTGCCATCCAAGTGTATATGAGGATTTGCGATTTGGATCAGAAGTTCCCAAAAAGGCGGCAGGCAGTTGCAGAGCTGGCGGCGAGAAGTCTGGAAGACAAGAGTAGCAACGTACGACGAAACGCAATCAAATTACTCTCCAAGCTGGTGTCCACTCACCCATTCAGTATCATGCATGGTGGACAGCTCTCCTATAAAGAGTGGATGGCCAGGcttgatgctgttgatgccGAACTGAATTCCCTCCGCCCCCCTGAGACACCAGGTTTCGACGGTGGCGAGGCCTCACATGTTGATAGCGAGCTCTTAGATGATGCAACGCAGATGCCAGACGAATCTCCTTCTAAAGCCCCGCGCATgactgaggaagagaaggccgCAGCGGTGAAAAGGGCCGCTGAGCAAGCCGCAACATCTGAACTACTAGCACGGCTTCAGTTGACTAGAAAATACTACAACGAAGCCATTCGGTTTATTGAGGTTCTGCATACTGCCTCTGGAGTTGTCACACAACTGCTGTCGTCTAGGAATAAGAGTGAGGCTATAGAAGCCATGGACTTTTTTGTTGTGCTTGACGCATACAAGGTGGAAACATCCCGTAGTGGAATTCGACGAATGCTCCGACTTATTTGGACAAAAGGCAACAgcgacgaaggaaaaggtgTACAAACCCATCTCATTGACTGTTACAAAGGTCTTTTTTTCGAAGCGCCAGATTCCTTTAGCCCCAACGATGCGGCAAATTACGTTGCTCGGAACATGATCAGTCTGACATTTGGCTCTACGCCCGCTGAGCTGACATGTCTTGAGCAATTGTTAAGTACTATGATGAAGGCCGGTCATATCTCAGATGCAGTCATTGCGAAGTTGTGGCAGGTATATGGTGTTCAAAGGAAGGAGATCTCGAAAACCCAACGCCGGGGCGCTATCATCGTCCTTGGCATGCTTGCTCTGGCTGATCCCGATGTGGTTATCAAAGAGATTGAGGCAATGCTGCGGATTGGTCTCGGGAGTCTGGGAATGGCAGACCTTGTTCTTGCGAGATATACATGCATTGCCCTGAGACGGATGGTGCCGGGTCGACAGGCGAAGTCCAAAGAAGTCGGTATTCCCAAATTAACTAATGACCACGCGATTCTCACCCAACTCGCGGCCATTGTCGAGATCGTGTCTGACAATAAAGAATGGTATGGTGTGGCAGAGCAAGCTATTAGTGCCATATACGCACTGTCTAAACATCCAGATGTTTTATGCTCTGATATTCTCAAGCGAAAGACCAGGTCTGTCTTCCAGCCACAAACACAACGCTCTTCTTCACAAGGTACTAGCGATGGGGACGAGAAACGTCCCGGGACAGCTTCGACAGACAACCCGACCACCAGAAAGCCGTCATCCGCTGTACTCTCCCAACTGCTTTTCGTTGTTGGACATATTGCAATCAAACAAATAGTACACCTCGAGTTGTGCGAGCTTGACTTCAAGCGCCGCAAGGCGGAACaggagaaaaacaaagcatCTACTGCAGCACCCCAAATGAACAAAGACCCCACCGaaggcgatgagcttgatcttATCGGTGGAACAACGGAAGATGACTTTACAGATGCCATGGCCCACATCCGTGAGCGAGAACTGCTCTACGGTGATAAGTCTCTCTTGTCCAACTTTGGCCCGTTGGTTACCGAAATTTGCGCCAACAGCAACATATACCCTGACCGTAACCTTCAGGCTGCAGCAACTTTGTGTATGGCCAAATTAATGTGTGTCTCGGCGGAGTACTGCGAGAAAAACCTCCCTCTCCTAATCACTGTTATGGAACGTTCCGAAGACCCAATCGTTCGTAGCAATGCAGTAATCACGCTTGGTGATATGGCAGTGTGTTTCAATCATCTTATTGACGAGAACACAGACTTCCTATACCGCAGGCtcaatgatgacgatgtctCTGTCAAGCGCACATGCCTCATGACTCTAACTTTTCTCATCTTAGCAGGCCAGGTCAAAGTCAAGGGCCAATTAGGCGAGATGGCCAAGTGCTTGGAAGATAACGACAAGAGAATTGCTGATTTGGCGCGCATGTTCTTCACGGAGCTAGCTAGCAAGGATAACGCAGTGTACAATCACTTCGTTGATATGTTCAGTCTCTTGAGTGCAGAGCGGAACCTTGAAGAGGCTTCATTGAGGCGTATTGTCAGGTTCTTAATCGGATTCATCGAAAAA GAGAAACATGCCCGGCAACTGGCTGATAAGTTGGCTGCTCGACTTCCACGGTGCGAGACCGAGCGGCAATGGAATGATGTAGCCTACGCCTTGTCGCTGCTGCCCCATAAGAATGAAGAGATAACGAAGATAGTGAGTGGGGGGTTTAACAAAGTAGTCACTGCCAGTACCTAA